A genomic window from Salvia splendens isolate huo1 chromosome 11, SspV2, whole genome shotgun sequence includes:
- the LOC121754307 gene encoding centlein-like isoform X1 — protein sequence MEIPQEADDYIRESIDHSVGLTISTDALLSKLRAVEASQFHLRRQYLSLQSKLKEKDETIERSRAEASMNAVALKKFVEENQKLAMECSNLLAARKEWEKECSLYDHDREVLMDFANEADERAKEVEVWSRDLEEEKKILEEELHSYKCRSLQLVGESTNDTEEHHLLNSLFTTMFGMDDILPIAHNFLEAHTGVEACNKLLTLWTSLSPLTQKVIALAAKVENLEKDKDHITINLRKAEDEVNALFEENNALNEVNKRLMRKCYSGGTASAKQKKKCSPKMSSPVEKKIDSSEVNMLRQPLSPLQSNCI from the exons ATGGAAATCCCCCAAGAAGCTGATGATTACATACGAGAATCCATCGATCACAGCGTCGGTCTGACGATTTCCACCGACGCACTTCTTTCTAAACTTCGCGCGGTCGAAGCGTCGCAGTTTCATCTCCGTCGCCAGTATCTCTCTCTGCAATCCAAGCTAAAAGAGAAAGATGAAACAATCGAACGATCCAGG GCTGAGGCGAGCATGAACGCGGTGGCATTGAAGAAATTTGTTGAGGAAAACCAGAAATTGGCGATGGAATGCTCTAATCTGTTGGCAGCGCGCAAAGAGTGGGAGAAGGAGTGCTCGCTCTACGATCACGATCGTGAAGTTTTGATGGATTTTGCGAACGAGGCAGACGAGAGAGCCAAGGAAGTTGAGGTGTGGAGTCGTGATTTAGAGGAGGAGAAAAAGATATTGGAGGAAGAGTTGCATTCCTACAAGTGTCGATCCCTGCAGCTG GTTGGCGAGTCTACCAATGATACAGAAGAACATCATTTACTTAATTCACTGTTCACTACTATGTTTGGCATGGACGACATTCTGCCAATTGCACATAACTTTTTGGAGGCACATACTGGAGTTGAAGCTTGCAACAAGTTATTGACATTGTGGACAAG CTTGAGTCCTTTAACCCAGAAAGTCATAGCATTAGCAGCAAAGGTGGAAAATCTAGAGAAAGACAAGGACCATATAACGATCAACCTTCGTAAAGCTGAAGATGAG GTGAATGCTCTGTTTGAAGAAAACAATGCCCTGAACGAGGTGAATAAAAGGCTGATGAGGAAATGCTATAGTGGAGGCACTGCTTCTGCAAAG CAGAAGAAAAAATGCAGCCCAAAGATGAGTAGCCCAGTGGAGAAGAAGATTGATTCAAGTGAAGTGAATATGCTGAGACAGCCACTCTCACCACTCCAATCTAACTGCATATGA
- the LOC121755194 gene encoding cryptochrome-1-like, whose amino-acid sequence MGVPGGGCSVVWFRRDLRVEDNPALAAGMRAGAVVAVFVWAPEEEGHYFPGRVSRWWLKHSLSHLDGSLRSLGTPLLTKRSTDSVSSLLEVIKLTGAAQLFFNHLYDPISLVRDHRVKEVLTAEGVSVRSFNADLLYEPWEMLDQEGQPFTTFSGFWDRCLSMPYDPEAPLLPPKRIFPGDVSRCNPDTLVFEDESEKGSNALLARAWSPGWSNADKALTTFLNGPLIEYSKNRRKADSATTSFLSPHLHFGEVSVRKVFHLVRIKQVLWANEGNKAGEESVNLFLKSIGLREYSRYISFNHPYSHERPLLGHLKYFPWVVDEGYFKAWRQGRTGYPLVDAGMRELWATGWLHDRIRVVVSSFFVKVLQLPWRWGMKYFWDTLLDADLESDALGWQYISGTLPDGREFDRLDNPQIEGYKFDPNGEYVRRWLPELARLPTEWIHHPWNAPESVLQAAGIELGSNYPLPIVEIDSAKARLEEALTQMWQLEGASQTAIENGMEEGLGDSSESIPIAFPPDTNMEMDTEPIRNNPPHATIRRYEDQMVPSMTSSFIRVEDEETSVDLRSSGDDNRAEVPSNVNTAEEPRREPHGHTIFQTDRTNDAFPQFNFARVRRNSEDSTAESSSTTRRERDGGVVPVWSPSNSTYSDQYRGEDNGIGTSSSYLARRPQAHQLFN is encoded by the exons atgGGAGTGCCTGGAGGTGGATGTAGTGTAGTATGGTTCAGGAGAGATCTCCGGGTGGAGGATAACCCGGCTCTGGCGGCCGGGATGAGGGCGGGGGCGGTGGTGGCGGTGTTTGTGTGGGCGCCGGAGGAGGAGGGGCACTACTTCCCGGGGAGGGTGTCTAGGTGGTGGCTGAAGCATAGTTTGTCACACCTTGATGGCTCTTTGAGGAGCCTTGGCACTCCCCTCCTCACTAAGAGATCTACTGATAGTGTTTCTTCTCTTCTCGAGGTTATCAAGTTGACCGGTGCAGCTCAGCTGTTTTTCAACCATTTATATG ATCCTATATCACTTGTAAGGGATCACCGGGTAAAGGAAGTCTTGACTGCCGAAGGCGTTAGTGTCCGTTCTTTCAATGCAGACTTGCTCTACGAACCATGGGAGATGCTTGACCAGGAAGGTCAACCATTCActactttttctggattctggGACAGATGCCTCAGTATGCCTTATGATCCCGAAGCTCCTCTCCTCCCGCCTAAAAGGATTTTTCCCG GTGACGTGTCAAGATGCAATCCCGACACTTTAGTATTTGAAGATGAGTCAGAGAAAGGAAGCAATGCTCTTCTGGCACGGGCATGGTCCCCTGGCTGGAGCAATGCCGATAAAGCCCTCACAACCTTCTTAAATGGACCACTCATTGAGTACTCCAAGAATCGGCGAAAGGCTGATAGTGCCACAACCTCTTTTCTCTCCCCCCATCTGCATTTTGGGGAAGTCAGTGTTCGTAAGGTTTTCCATCTTGTTCGCATTAAGCAGGTTCTTTGGGCCAACGAAGGTAACAAAGCAGGTGAAGAGAGTGTTAATTTGTTCCTCAAAAGTATCGGGCTGAGGGAGTATTCCAGATACATAAGTTTCAACCATCCATACAGCCATGAAAGGCCGTTACTTGGCCACCTCAAGTATTTCCCTTGGGTCGTGGACGAGGGCTACTTCAAGGCATGGAGACAAGGTAGGACTGGATATCCGCTGGTGGATGCTGGTATGAGGGAGCTGTGGGCCACGGGATGGCTACATGATCGGATACGCGTTGTAGTCTCGAGTTTCTTTGTCAAGGTTCTGCAGCTGCCTTGGAGATGGGGAATGAAGTACTTCTGGGATACCCTGCTCGATGCAGATCTTGAGAGCGATGCCCTTGGTTGGCAATATATATCTGGAACACTTCCAGATGGTCGGGAGTTTGACCGTCTTGACAACCCTCAG ATTGAGGGCTACAAGTTTGATCCGAATGGAGAATATGTTCGAAGGTGGCTCCCCGAACTTGCTAGATTGCCGACAGAATGGATACATCATCCATGGAATGCGCCAGAAAGTGTGCTCCAAGCCGCTGGAATCGAACTTGGTTCTAATTACCCTCTTCCTATAGTCGAAATAGATTCTGCAAAAGCCCGGTTGGAAGAAGCACTTACACAAATGTGGCAGCTGGAAGGGGCTTCACAAACTGCGATCGAGAATGGAATGGAAGAGGGACTCGGAGACTCATCCGAATCCATTCCTATCGCCTTCCCTCCTGACACAAACATGGAGATGGACACTGAACCTATCCGAAACAATCCTCCGCATGCAACCATTCGTCGCTACGAGGATCAAATGGTACCAAGCATGACTTCTTCTTTCATCCGCGTCGAAGATGAAGAGACGTCCGTTGATCTCAGAAGCTCAGGCGATGACAACAGAGCTGAGGTCCCGTCAAATGTAAACACGGCAGAGGAGCCAAGAAGAGAGCCACACGGACACACTATTTTCCAGACAGACAGAACGAATGATGCTTTCCCGCAATTCAATTTCGCAAGAGTTCGTAGAAACTCTGAGGATTCAACAGCAGAATCATCCAGTACCACTAGAAGAGAGAGAGACGGTGGTGTAGTCCCAGTCTGGTCCCCCTCAAACTCCACATACTCCGATCAGTACCGGGGTGAGGACAACGGTATTGGCACCAGTTCGTCTTACTTGGCCAGACGTCCGCAGGCTCACCAGCTATTCAACTGA
- the LOC121756036 gene encoding 28 kDa ribonucleoprotein, chloroplastic-like: MAAAFRVLYSPPATSHTHLPLPNHRLLLSVAARPRKSNLHLFLNAPLRALSSIQSESPKEIAAESEEEFSTTRLLVQNVPWTSTAEDLRPLFEQYGTVVEIEFSMYNKERNRGLAFVTMGSPDEALAAFNGLEASEYGGRVLKLNWAKPKKPKQPSSPQRPKPVHNLFVTFLPFQARAKDLKEFFNAHNANAVSADVIFRDNPKRSAGYGFVSFNTKAEADAALVALQGKEFMGRTLRIAPSKRFLRPETKAAIESGTESESSSSE, translated from the exons ATGGCCGCCGCATTTCGAGTTCTATACTCCCCTCCGGCCACCTCCCACACTCATCTCCCGCTACCCAACCACCGTCTCCTTCTCTCCGTCGCCGCCAGGCCTCGCAAATCCAATCTCCATCTATTCCTCAACGCTCCGCTCCGTGCCCTATCTTCTATCCAATCAGAATCGCCGAAGGAAATTGCCGCGGAATCTGAAGAGGAATTTTCCACGACGAGGCTGCTCGTCCAGAATGTTCCATGGACGTCCACCGCGGAAGATCTCCGCCCGCTCTTCGAGCAGTACGGAACCGTTGTTGAAATTGAG TTTTCAATGTATAATAAAGAGAGGAATAGAGGTCTCGCGTTTGTGACTATGGGTTCACCCGATGAAGCGCTTGCAGCTTTCAACGGTCTCGAAGCTTCG GAGTATGGGGGTAGAGTGTTGAAGCTTAATTGGGCTAAGCCGAAGAAGCCGAAGCAGCCCTCTTCCCCGCAGCGGCCTAAGCCAGTGCACAATTTGTTTGTCACGTTTCTGCCGTTTCAGGCGAGGGCCAAGGACCTCAAGGAGTTCTTCAATGCTCACAATGCTAATGCAGTTTCTGCTGATGTGATATTCCGTGATAATCCTAAGCGATCAGCTGGTTATGGCTTTGTGTCCTTCAACACTAAGGCAGAGGCTGATGCAGCACTCGTTGCATTGCAAGGAAAG GAGTTTATGGGGAGAACCTTACGCATAGCACCAAGCAAGAGATTCTTGAGGCCGGAAACAAAGGCAGCTATCGAGTCAGGAACTGAAAGTGAATCGAGCTCTTCTGAGTAA
- the LOC121754307 gene encoding centlein-like isoform X2: MEIPQEADDYIRESIDHSVGLTISTDALLSKLRAVEASQFHLRRQYLSLQSKLKEKDETIERSRAEASMNAVALKKFVEENQKLAMECSNLLAARKEWEKECSLYDHDREVLMDFANEADERAKEVEVWSRDLEEEKKILEEELHSYKCRSLQLVGESTNDTEEHHLLNSLFTTMFGMDDILPIAHNFLEAHTGVEACNKLLTLWTSLSPLTQKVIALAAKVENLEKDKDHITINLRKAEDEVNALFEENNALNEVNKRLMRKCYSGGTASAKKKKCSPKMSSPVEKKIDSSEVNMLRQPLSPLQSNCI, translated from the exons ATGGAAATCCCCCAAGAAGCTGATGATTACATACGAGAATCCATCGATCACAGCGTCGGTCTGACGATTTCCACCGACGCACTTCTTTCTAAACTTCGCGCGGTCGAAGCGTCGCAGTTTCATCTCCGTCGCCAGTATCTCTCTCTGCAATCCAAGCTAAAAGAGAAAGATGAAACAATCGAACGATCCAGG GCTGAGGCGAGCATGAACGCGGTGGCATTGAAGAAATTTGTTGAGGAAAACCAGAAATTGGCGATGGAATGCTCTAATCTGTTGGCAGCGCGCAAAGAGTGGGAGAAGGAGTGCTCGCTCTACGATCACGATCGTGAAGTTTTGATGGATTTTGCGAACGAGGCAGACGAGAGAGCCAAGGAAGTTGAGGTGTGGAGTCGTGATTTAGAGGAGGAGAAAAAGATATTGGAGGAAGAGTTGCATTCCTACAAGTGTCGATCCCTGCAGCTG GTTGGCGAGTCTACCAATGATACAGAAGAACATCATTTACTTAATTCACTGTTCACTACTATGTTTGGCATGGACGACATTCTGCCAATTGCACATAACTTTTTGGAGGCACATACTGGAGTTGAAGCTTGCAACAAGTTATTGACATTGTGGACAAG CTTGAGTCCTTTAACCCAGAAAGTCATAGCATTAGCAGCAAAGGTGGAAAATCTAGAGAAAGACAAGGACCATATAACGATCAACCTTCGTAAAGCTGAAGATGAG GTGAATGCTCTGTTTGAAGAAAACAATGCCCTGAACGAGGTGAATAAAAGGCTGATGAGGAAATGCTATAGTGGAGGCACTGCTTCTGCAAAG AAGAAAAAATGCAGCCCAAAGATGAGTAGCCCAGTGGAGAAGAAGATTGATTCAAGTGAAGTGAATATGCTGAGACAGCCACTCTCACCACTCCAATCTAACTGCATATGA